GCGCGAGATCGTGGACGCGTCGAACGTCGTCCCCGACGAGCCGGCCGGCGTGGTGACCACGGCGATCGCCGCAGTGGCCCCGCCGCCCACCGGCACGCCGGCCGAGGGCCTCACGGCCACGATCCTGGCCCCTGCCACTGCCACCGCTTCGGAGCCGGCCGCCCCGCCGGCCGCCGTCTGAGCCCGCACCCCGCGCTAAGGAAGCCTCACCATGAAGATCGACTGGGAAGCGCTCGGCTCCGTCTTCGGCGTCAGCCTCGTGGTCACCGTGGGCCTCGTGGCCCTGTTCACCCTCGGCATCATGGGCCTCTCCCGTCAGGAGAGGGCCACGGCCCAGGGTGACTCGGCGGCCCTCGCGGTCACCGGCGCGTACGCCTGCTTCGCAGCCTGCGCGGCGGCGGTGGCGTACGGGATCTATCTGATCGTGGCCTGACGGCACCGATCGCCCGACGGCCGGGCGGGTACGGAACTTCTGGTTCCGTACCCGCCCGGCCGTCCGTGTGCGGCGGGTCCGCCGTCCCCCGGACCGGCGGTGTGGGGTTCTGCACACTCTCCCGCCGCAGGTCAACAGCAAGTTGACTGCCGTTCGGGTGCGTGGTGGACTGCCGGAGCCATGTACGACGGCAGCAGAGGAAGCCGGTGCAAGTCCGGCGCGGTCCCGCCACTGTGACCGGGGTAGGTAGCCCCGGGAGCCAGGAACTCTCGCCGTCGGTCTCGTCGAACCAGGGCGTGGACACCCTGAGTGAGGACATATCGCGATGCCCGCCTGCCCTTCGAGGTACAGCACCAGCAAGCTGCCCGACCCCACGGCGGGCTGACCCCGTGCGTGCCGATCGCGTCTTCGCGTACGGCGCCGCCGCCGGACTTCTCGGGGACCTGCTGCTCGGCGATCCGCGCCGGGGACATCCGGTCGCCGTGTTCGGGCGGGCGGCCGGGGCCGTGGAGCGGGCGTTGTGGCGGGACCACCGGGGGTGGGGCGCGCTGCACACCGCCGTGTGTGTGGGTGGCGCGGTGGCGCTGGGCGCCGTCGCGGAGCATGTCGTACGTCCGTCCCGCACCGCTTCCGTCGTGCTCACCGGAGCTGCCACCTGGGCCGTCGTGGGCGGGACTTCGCTCGTGCGGGAGGCCCGGGTCATCGGACGGGCGCTGGAGGCCGGGGACGTCGAGGCGGCCCGGGACCGGCTGCCTCATCTGTGCGGGCGCGACCCTCAGGCACTCGACGCCGACGGGATCGCCCGGGCGGTGGTCGAGTCCGTGGCCGAGAACACCTCCGACGCCGTCGTGGGCGCCCTCGTGTGGGGCGCCGTCGGCGGGGTGCCGGGGCTGCTCGGGTTCCGGGCCGTGAACACGCTGGACGCCATGGTGGGGCACAAGTCGCCCCGGTACAGGCGGTTCGGGTGGGCCTCCGCCCGGTGCGACGACCTCGCCGGGTGGCCGGGGGCGCGGCTGACCGCCGTACTCGCCGCTGCCGCGGGGGACAGTCCTCGGGGTGCGGTGCGGGCCTGGCAGGAGGATGCCGGCAGGCATCCGAGTCCCAACGCCGGTCCTGTCGAGGCCTCGTTCGCCGGCGCCCTGGGTGTCCGGCTCGGGGGGACGCTGTCGTACGCGGGGCGGGTCGAGCACCGGCCCGTGCTGAATCAAGGAGGGCGCGCTGTCGCCGCCGCCGACATCGAGCGCGCCGCACGGCTCTCGCGGCGTGTGGGGCTGCTCGCGCTCGGCGTCGGTGCCGTCGCGCGGATCGTCGTGAAGGGACGTGGGGCATGAGCGGTGGGGGGCTTCTCGTCGCCGGTACCACCTCCGACGCCGGCAAGAGTGTCGTCACCGCCGGGATCTGCCGGTGGCTGGTGCGGCAGGGAGTGAAGGTCGCGCCCTTCAAGGCGCAGAACATGTCACTCAATTCGTTCGTCACGCGCGAGGGCGCCGAGATCGGGCGGGCCCAGGCCATGCAGGCGCAGGCCTGCCGGGTGGAGCCGACCGCGCTCATGAATCCCGTGCTGCTCAAGCCCGGTGGCGAGCAGAGCAGTCAGGTCGTGCTGCTCGGCAAGCCCGTGGGCGAGTTGAGTGCCCGGGGGTATCACGGGGGGCGGCAGCAGCAGCTTCTGGGGACCGTGCTCGACTGTCTCGCCGAGTTGCGGGGCACGTATGACGCGGTGATCTGTGAGGGTGCCGGGAGTCCGGCCGAGATCAATCTGCGGCGCACCGACATCGTCAACATGGGGATCGCCCGCAATGCCGGGCTGCCCGTGCTGGTCGTCGGGGACATCGACCGGGGCGGGGTGTTCGCCTCCTTCTTCGGCACCGTCGCGCTGCTCTCCCCCGAGGACCAGGCGCTCGTCGCCGGGTTCCTCGTCAACAAGTTCCGGGGGGACGTCTCGCTGCTCGAACCCGGGCTCGACATGCTCCACGGGCTCACCGGGCGGCGCACCTACGGGGTGCTGCCGTTCCGGCACGGGCTCGGGATCGACGAGGAGGACGGGCTGCGGGTCTCGCTGCGCGGGACGGTCCGGGAGTCCAACACCGCTCCGCCCGTCGGCCAGGACGTGCTGCGCGTCGCCGTCTGCGCCGTTCCCCTGATGTCCAACTTCACCGACGTGGACGCCCTGGCCGCCGAACCCGGCGTCGTGGTGCGGTTCGTGGACCGGGCGGAGGAGTTGGCGGACGCCGATCTCGTCGTCGTCCCGGGGACCCGGGGGACCGTCCGCGCGCTGGAGTGGCTGCGGGAGCGGGGGTTGGCGGACGCCCTTGTCAGAAGGGCCGCGGAGCAGCGGCCCGTCCTCGGCATCTGCGGCGGGTTCCAGATCCTCGGTGAGCACATCGAGGACGAGGTCGAGAGCCGTCAGGGGCATGTCGAGGGGCTCGGAGTCCTGCCCGTGCGGGTGCGGTTCGCACGGGAGAAGACCCTCACACGCCCCGTCGGCGAAGCCCTCGGCGAGCACGTCGAGGGGTACGAGATCCATCACGGGGTCGCCACCATCGGCGGGGGCGAGCCGTTCTTGGACGGCGTCCGCGTCGGCCAGACCTGGGGCACGCACTGGCACGGTTCGCTGGAGTCGGACGGGTTCCGGCGGGCGTTCCTGCGGGAGGTGGCCGCCGCCGCGGGCCGCCGGTTCGTGCCGGCCCCCGACACCTCGTTCGCCGCGCTGCGCGAGGAGCAGCTCGACCGGCTCGGCGACCTGATCGAACAGCACGCGGACACGGACGCGCTGTGGCGGCTCATCGAGTCCGGCGCGCCGCAAGGACTGCCTTTCATTCCACCGGGAGCGCCCGCATGAGCACAGTGTTGTTGTTGTCGACCGCCGACACGGATCTGCTGGCGGCCCGGGCCGCCTCGGATGCCGGGTACCGGATCGGCAACCCGACGCGCGTCGACGTCATGGACGAACTGCCCGCACTCCTCGACGGCGCGGACATCGCCGTCGTACGGCTGCTCGGCGGCAAACGGGCCTGGGAGGACGGGCTGGCCGCACTGAAGGCCTCGGGCATCCCGACCGTGCTGCTGGGCGGGGAGGCCGTCCCGGACGCCGAGTTGATGGCCGACTCGTCGGTGCCGGCCGGTGTCGTGGCCGAGGCGCTGAAATACCTCGTCGAGGGCGGCCCTGACAACCTCACCGAGCTCGCCCGGTTCCTCTCCGACACGGTGCTGCTGACCGGCGAGGGGTTCGTCGAGCCGCAGAAGATGCCGGAGTACGGCGTCCACGGCTCGTACGCCTTCGAGGAGGGCCGTCCGACCATCGGCGTGCTCTTCTACCGGGCCCATGAACTGAGCGGCAACACCGCCTTCGTGGACACCCTGTGCGACGCGGTCGAAGCGAGGGGCGCCAACGCCCTTCCCGTGTACTGCGGTTCGCTGCGCGGGGCCGACGCGGAGTTCTACGAGCTCCTGGCCAAGGCCGACTGCCTCGTCGCCACCGT
This is a stretch of genomic DNA from Streptomyces sp. NBC_00285. It encodes these proteins:
- a CDS encoding cobalamin biosynthesis protein; translated protein: MRADRVFAYGAAAGLLGDLLLGDPRRGHPVAVFGRAAGAVERALWRDHRGWGALHTAVCVGGAVALGAVAEHVVRPSRTASVVLTGAATWAVVGGTSLVREARVIGRALEAGDVEAARDRLPHLCGRDPQALDADGIARAVVESVAENTSDAVVGALVWGAVGGVPGLLGFRAVNTLDAMVGHKSPRYRRFGWASARCDDLAGWPGARLTAVLAAAAGDSPRGAVRAWQEDAGRHPSPNAGPVEASFAGALGVRLGGTLSYAGRVEHRPVLNQGGRAVAAADIERAARLSRRVGLLALGVGAVARIVVKGRGA
- a CDS encoding cobyric acid synthase, with product MSGGGLLVAGTTSDAGKSVVTAGICRWLVRQGVKVAPFKAQNMSLNSFVTREGAEIGRAQAMQAQACRVEPTALMNPVLLKPGGEQSSQVVLLGKPVGELSARGYHGGRQQQLLGTVLDCLAELRGTYDAVICEGAGSPAEINLRRTDIVNMGIARNAGLPVLVVGDIDRGGVFASFFGTVALLSPEDQALVAGFLVNKFRGDVSLLEPGLDMLHGLTGRRTYGVLPFRHGLGIDEEDGLRVSLRGTVRESNTAPPVGQDVLRVAVCAVPLMSNFTDVDALAAEPGVVVRFVDRAEELADADLVVVPGTRGTVRALEWLRERGLADALVRRAAEQRPVLGICGGFQILGEHIEDEVESRQGHVEGLGVLPVRVRFAREKTLTRPVGEALGEHVEGYEIHHGVATIGGGEPFLDGVRVGQTWGTHWHGSLESDGFRRAFLREVAAAAGRRFVPAPDTSFAALREEQLDRLGDLIEQHADTDALWRLIESGAPQGLPFIPPGAPA